A genomic window from Salvia hispanica cultivar TCC Black 2014 chromosome 5, UniMelb_Shisp_WGS_1.0, whole genome shotgun sequence includes:
- the LOC125189327 gene encoding E3 ubiquitin-protein ligase RSL1-like has product MFPLPGCTHRFCNDCISRHLSIKVTKRAIADALACPGTGCAAACRAVLPAEVAAAWDEVLCEAAIGVGQRVYCPYKDCSALLVDDGSGGIALAECPFCNRLFCASCNVAPSHTGMDCEGFAKLGKDEREEGDLMVHDLAKSNKWRRCPGCNFYVEKNEGCLHITCSCG; this is encoded by the exons ATGTTCCCCCTCCCCGGCTGCACCCACCGCTTCTGCAACGACTGCATCTCCCGCCACCTCTCCATCAAGGTCACCAAGCGCGCCATCGCCGACGCCCTCGCCTGCCCCGGAACTGGCTGCGCCGCCGCGTGCAGGGCCGTGCTCCCCGCCGAGGTGGCGGCGGCGTGGGACGAGGTGCTGTGCGAGGCGGCCATCGGGGTGGGGCAGCGCGTCTACTGCCCCTACAAGGACTGCTCGGCCCTGCTGGTCGACGACGGCAGCGGGGGCATCGCCTTGGCGGAGTGCCCCTTCTGCAATAGGCTCTTCTGCGCGAGCTGCAACGTGGCGCCGTCGCACACCGGGATGGACTGCGAGGGCTTCGCGAAGCTAGGGAAGGACGAGAGAGAGGAAGGGGATTTGATGGTGCATGATCTTGCCAAGTCCAACAAGTGGCGGAGGTGCCCCGGCTGCAACTTCTACGTCGAGAAGAATGAAGGATGCCTGCACATTACGTGCAG CTGTGGttga
- the LOC125189328 gene encoding uncharacterized protein LOC125189328 — protein MQPPHHYSRINLAELKAQLVKKLGPEGSKQYFYFLHMFLSLKLSKVEFNKLCLRIIGRENIPFHNQLIRSILRNACSAKTPPPANQKDDVSRHGVHLTGKDMSTDSLLQNGSHTNVAQASGSPCLSNGGGDMLLPLSPRKVRTNIRDRKAGDRRSALGPNGKASFATQLPAATLSSDFGAVLENGDLNPPDMRSLLKQSGVKTRSWPQMLLKCPSVSVDSANILSHGLDAYMKGLIRSCIELVGSRSGHESTKNKTNKHPNYMKLINGVKPGHQFLMQHSGKTMEVQEQRSQSPISLQDFRVAMELNPQKLGEDWPMLLEKICTHAFEE, from the exons atgCAACCACCACATCACTATTCGCGGATCAATCTTGCTGAATTGAAAGCTCAGTTAGTGAAGAAACTTGGGCCAGAGGGGTCAAAGCAATACTTTTATTTCCTTCATATGTTCTTGAGTTTGAAATTGAGTAAGGTTGAGTTCAATAAGCTGTGTCTTAGAATTATTGGCCGGGAGAATATTCCATTTCACAATCAGTTGATTCGATCGATACTGAGAAATGCTTGTAGTGCAAAGACACCACCGCCGGCCAATCAGAAGGATGATGTTTCTAGACATGGTGTGCACCTTACCGGAAAGGATATGTCCACTGACAGTCTCCTGCAAAACGGGTCCCACACCAATGTAGCTCAGGCTTCTGGTTCACCCTGTTTATCAAATGGAGGTGGTGACATGCTGCTACCTCTCTCGCCTCGAAAGGTCAGGACAAATATCCGTGACCGGAAAGCTGGTGACCGTCGTAGTGCACTTGGACCTAATGGGAAGGCTAGTTTTGCTACTCAGCTTCCTGCTGCTACTCTGTCAAGTGACTTTGGTGCTGTGTTGGAGAATGGAGATTTGAATCCACCTGATATGAGAAGTCTACTGAAGCAATCAGGAGTGAAAACGAGATCTTGGCCCCAAATGCTGCTAAAATGTCCATC GGTTTCAGTGGATTCTGCCAACATACTGAGCCATGGTTTAGATGCTTACATGAAAGGATTGATTAGATCGTGCATCGAGCTTGTAGGGTCAAGATCGGGGCATGAGTCAACAAAGAACAAAACCAATAAGCATCCCAATTATATGAAGTTGATAAACGGTGTAAAACCAGGTCATCAATTTCTGATGCAACATAGTGGAAAGACGATGGAAGTGCAAGAACAAAGAAGTCAGTCCCCCATTTCGTTACAGGACTTTAGAGTAGCCATGGAGCTGAATCCTCAAAAACTTGGCGAAGACTGGCCGATGTTGCTGGAGAAGATATGTACACATGCATTTGAAGAATAG